The genomic DNA ACCATTATAAGATTTAGCAATGTTATCAATCAGTTCCATAATCAAAACCGTTTTACCTACACCTGCACCACCAAACAATCCAATTTTACCCCCCTTCACATAAGGGGCAAGTAGATCAATTACCTTGATACCGGTATAGAGGATTTCTGTTGTAGAAGAGAGTTGGTCAAAAGGTGGCACCGCTCTATGAATAGGTAGCTGCTGATCGGTTGCTGGTTGGGCCATGCCATCTATAGCTGTCCCTGTAACATTAAAAAGACGACCACGTACCGCATCGCCTACAGGCACTCGAATTGGGGCACCTGTATCTATTACCTCTAGCCCACGCGTTAATCCTTCTGTACCCTCCATAGCAATGGCGCGCACACAATGCTCACCCAGGTGTTGTTGGCACTCTAAGGTAATCAATTTACCAGTAGAAGCTTTAATATGCAATGCGTTCAATATGCTAGGTAAGCTAGCTTCTTCATTAAAACGGACATCAACTACAGGACCTATAATTTGAATAATTTTTCCAGTATGGGACATTATTTTTTTATGAAATCAAAAAATTAATTATATCGCTGCATAAATTTATAAAAAAGGATTGGATTTGCTGCTGTAATAAGTTGACTTTAAGCATAGAGGGAAAAATAGAGTTAACTTTTTCCTTATATTGGTTACATTTATAGGAAGCAGCTTCCACATCGTGTCTCCTACAAATCCGTGGGCATAAGCCTGTTTTGAAAACAGTCCATATATAGCAGTAAAATTAATGGGGCAAAAACCTACATTTGATCATATTTTTATGTCATTGGCCATACAATTGGCCCAACGATCACACTGTATTAAAAAGAAGGTAGGTGCTGTATTAACCAAAGAGACTCGAATTATTTCCATAGGATACAATGGGCCGCCACCTGGCACCTATAATTGCGATGAGGTATGGCCTAAAACAGGCTGCGCCAGAAATATAAAAGGAAGTTGTGGCTTAGCCATTCATGCAGAGCAAAATGCTGTACTGTATGCATTAACCAATCACGTTAATGTCAAAGATGGGGTGCTCTATACTACCCTTTCGCCCTGTCTGCCTTGTGCCCGTATCTTATTTAGTGTGGGTATTAAAAAAGTTGTATACAAGGATTCGTATGCAGCTTATAAAAACTTAGATTACGAGGAGGGGTTAAATTTTCTACATGAGTTTGGTGTACAGATCATACAATACGACCCATATAGGGATATAGAACTTTAAAGTTACCAAAAGTTACTTATTACTTGACTAAACAGCTTAAGGCCTTCTGCAAAAGCAACACCAAAATTACCGTATCCGTTCATGCAATGGCGCAGGCTTAAGACATAAATATTATTGACTATTAAATAGAACAGCATTTTTTACATGGAGTATTGGTACTGGTATACACAGCACTTATGACCACCGATAGCTTTTCTTATCATTATCAGCCCCGAGTCTCCTTCGATAAAAAAATGGCGCTCTACTAGACCTCTTGCAAAACCTACTTTGTGATGAGCAATTTTTAGGAGAAGTGTAGTCGAGCACCGCAGAATACTTAATGTATTTGAGGAGCATAGACAAGCTTCGACACCAAAATTGCCATTAGAAATAGGTTTTGCAAGAGGTCTAGTAAAACACTAACCCCTGAGCGATATATTTTCAGCGGATTAGAAAATCGAGGCCGTTGCAATAGACCTTTACGATTTGCCATAAAAAGTATCTTTTTATTTTTTAGAAGAAGGTAAAAAAAGGTTAAATTCTATTGATTTTTTTAGGTATTGATGCTTAAAACTTTTAATAATATTGTGTATGTCGCTCAAGCAAACTAAGCAATTAAGTTTTTCAGATATTTCCGCCAATAAGCGTAAGTGCAAACACACTTTCTTTGATCAAATCAACAAGCTAGTTAATTGGTCAGTAGTAGAAAAAGCACTCCGATTACATTATCCTAAAGGTTTACGTTTATCAGGCAAACCGGCCTATAGTCCTCTGCTTCTATTCAAAATGCTATTGCTACAGACGTGGTATGGCTTGAGCGACTATGCAGTCGAAGAAGAAGTGAATGATCGTATCACTTTTAGCAGATTTTGTGGTATTTCGATGGATAGTTCTGTTCCAGATCATAGTGTACTAAGTAGATTTAGAACTACCCTTACAGAGAAGAATGCTTTAGAAAAGTTATTGCATATCATTAATAATCAGCTATCTGATCATGGTGTATTGGTTCAAAACGGTTCAGCAGCTGTAGATGCTTCTATTACCCCTACCCCTAGACGCCCTAAAGGTAAAAAAAGCTACGATCTGCATGAAGATGGAACCATAACCACAGCTGAAAGTTATCAAAAAGGAGTAGATCCAGAAGCAAGTTGGATAAAAAAAGGCCATCATCTCTACTATGGCTATAAGCGGCATGTTCTTGTGGAAAGCAAAGAGGGGTTGGTGCTAGCCGTAGGTACCACAAAAGCATCTAGTCATGATAGTGGGCATTTACAGGTATTATTGGATAAAGTAAGGCTAAAATCAGGCAGCAGACTCTATGCAGATAAAGGCTATAGCGGGTCGCCCAACGAAAATTTACTAAAGAAAAAGAAGTTAAAATCAGCTATTCAGAAAAAAGGGGCTAGAAACAATCCTTTATCACCCACTGCTAAACGGTTTAATAAATTAGTATCTAAAACGCGCTATAAAGTAGAACGGGTATTTGGAAGTATTAAAAGTTGGTTCCGTAGCTCAGGAGCCAGATATATAGGCCTTGCTAAAACCCATACGCAACATGTTATGGAGGCAATAGCCTATAACTTATATAGGTCCCCAAACATCATATTAAGAGGTATCTAGGGGAATGGTGTGTCCAAAATAGATTGAAAATGACTAAAAAATCAGTAAATAAATAGTTTTATACCACTATAACATCAAATATGGCAAGGAAATAACCCTGGAAGATTAATCAAAATTATACCTTCAACCTATCACAACGGCCTCAAATCGTCTGTCTGAAGCCCGCTTGCGGGCTGAGTTCACGATTTTCCCGCTGAAAAAGATATCGAT from Cardinium endosymbiont of Philonthus spinipes includes the following:
- a CDS encoding dCMP deaminase family protein codes for the protein MGQKPTFDHIFMSLAIQLAQRSHCIKKKVGAVLTKETRIISIGYNGPPPGTYNCDEVWPKTGCARNIKGSCGLAIHAEQNAVLYALTNHVNVKDGVLYTTLSPCLPCARILFSVGIKKVVYKDSYAAYKNLDYEEGLNFLHEFGVQIIQYDPYRDIEL
- a CDS encoding IS5 family transposase codes for the protein MSLKQTKQLSFSDISANKRKCKHTFFDQINKLVNWSVVEKALRLHYPKGLRLSGKPAYSPLLLFKMLLLQTWYGLSDYAVEEEVNDRITFSRFCGISMDSSVPDHSVLSRFRTTLTEKNALEKLLHIINNQLSDHGVLVQNGSAAVDASITPTPRRPKGKKSYDLHEDGTITTAESYQKGVDPEASWIKKGHHLYYGYKRHVLVESKEGLVLAVGTTKASSHDSGHLQVLLDKVRLKSGSRLYADKGYSGSPNENLLKKKKLKSAIQKKGARNNPLSPTAKRFNKLVSKTRYKVERVFGSIKSWFRSSGARYIGLAKTHTQHVMEAIAYNLYRSPNIILRGI